A genomic region of Cydia strobilella chromosome 12, ilCydStro3.1, whole genome shotgun sequence contains the following coding sequences:
- the LOC134746259 gene encoding CBP80/20-dependent translation initiation factor isoform X3, with protein MVRGRFSTSDVPAMGVTFGGGLQHSRSAVLSAQVPPHYRPVMPVHALLNSASSGHVAQGPRVHFKLQPQQNFPEKKKSPPSSLTNGNGKSIRPQFVPGLKRSKSLTSADALASGMAALGLAADAGDLGNFPQEIQECIDKALEDPNSVCARTLMDAVGHLVSRAVESPRYALPAARRCIAVVEREQTETFLESLLNTCQQWYQDREKLLGTIVGGGRPRLMAFLSFLLEMYCQLRRRAIQRRGASAQPGHVLLTLICKCCEDCIRQPVPSAGDTENLFFVLTYIGRDLEQALPADLERLLAAVRDAFLAAHAAPSARRTLLQLIELHASRWQLPGCAVLYYYPSSK; from the exons ACCAGCAATGGGCGTGACCTTCGGAGGAGGGCTGCAGCACTCGCGCTCGGCCGTGCTGTCGGCGCAGGTGCCCCCGCACTACCGGCCCGTGATGCCCGTGCACGCGCTCCTCAACAGCGCGTCCAGCGGCCACGTGGCGCAG GGTCCACGTGTCCACTTCAAACTGCAGCCGCAGCAAAACTTCCCAGAGAAGAAGAAGTCCCCTCCTTCCTCCCTTACCAACGGGAACGGGAAGAGCATCCGTCCGCAGTTCGTCCCCGGGCTAAAACGCTCCAAGTCCCTCACGTCGGCTGATGCTCTAGCGAGTGGAATGGCGGCGTTAGGACTGGCTGCTGATGCAGGAGATCTGGGCAACTTCCCGCAGGAGATACAGGAGTGCATCGATAAGGCGCTCGAAG ACCCTAACTCCGTATGCGCCCGAACCCTAATGGATGCCGTAGGGCACCTGGTGTCTCGCGCGGTGGAGTCTCCGCGCTACGCGCTGCCGGCCGCGCGGCGCTGCATCGCCGTGGTGGAGCGCGAGCAGACCGAGACCTTCCTCGAGTCTCTGCTCAACACCTGCCAGCAGTGGTACCAAGACCGGGAGAAG CTGTTGGGCACAATCGTAGGCGGAGGTCGGCCGCGGTTGATGGCGTTCCTGTCGTTCTTGCTGGAGATGTACTGCCAGCTGCGCCGGAGGGCCATACAGCGGCGCGGTGCATCCGCGCAGCCCGGCCACGTGCTGCTCACGCTCATCTGCAAGTGCTGCGAGGACTGCATCCGCCAGCCCGTGCCTTCCGCCGGAGAC ACGGAAAACCTGTTCTTCGTGCTGACGTACATCGGGCGCGACCTGGAGCAGGCGCTGCCGGCCGACCTGGAGCGCCTGCTGGCGGCCGTGCGCGACGCCTTCCtcgccgcgcacgccgcgccctcCGCGCGCCGCACCCTCCTCCAGCTCATCGAGCTCCACGCCAGCCGCTGGCAGCTGCCCGGCTGCGCCGTGCTCTACTACTACCCCTCCTCCAAGTAG